Proteins encoded by one window of Monoglobus pectinilyticus:
- a CDS encoding FAD:protein FMN transferase, with protein MFKKINPFLKNNKSFSENTKVIDFLCKSYIIVLMKNTKKHKIKKYMTYILLIVIIITMFSGCSAQYQTISDTQFILDTVCTITAGGVKNTKELISGAFDVVYKIQSNISYYDSGSTVSIFNSSPAGVPAALDPDTYTIVEKALEVSKASNGAFDITIAPVEELWDFKSESPVPPEQNLINENLKYVGYNNLILDSENKTLTKTIDGVKIDLGGCGKGYACQKALEYIEENYPDSYAILDFGGNVNVYGQNPKKINGSFTVGIQEPFAANGSYSEMVDITSGESIVTSGTYQRHFYYNNKNYHHILDPSTGTPSDSGFDSVSVISSSSLEADCLSTACLVLGETDGTKLANKFNAKTYWIKQRSN; from the coding sequence ATGTTCAAAAAAATCAACCCCTTTTTAAAAAATAATAAAAGTTTTTCTGAAAATACAAAAGTAATTGACTTTTTATGTAAATCGTATATAATTGTGCTTATGAAGAATACAAAGAAACATAAAATAAAAAAATACATGACATATATATTGTTAATAGTTATCATAATAACTATGTTTTCAGGCTGCTCGGCCCAGTATCAAACCATATCTGACACCCAATTTATATTAGATACCGTATGTACCATAACCGCCGGCGGTGTGAAAAATACAAAAGAATTGATTTCAGGCGCCTTTGATGTCGTATATAAAATTCAAAGCAATATAAGCTATTATGATTCCGGCTCTACCGTCTCCATATTTAACAGTTCGCCTGCTGGTGTTCCTGCAGCGCTTGATCCGGACACATATACTATTGTAGAAAAGGCTCTTGAAGTTTCCAAAGCTTCGAACGGAGCCTTTGATATAACAATTGCTCCGGTTGAGGAACTATGGGATTTCAAATCAGAAAGTCCGGTTCCTCCTGAACAGAATTTGATAAATGAAAATTTAAAATATGTCGGGTATAACAATTTGATACTTGATTCTGAAAACAAAACTCTTACTAAAACCATTGACGGTGTAAAAATTGATTTGGGCGGATGCGGCAAAGGTTACGCTTGTCAAAAAGCTTTGGAATATATAGAAGAAAACTATCCCGATTCATACGCTATACTTGATTTTGGCGGTAACGTAAACGTTTACGGTCAAAATCCCAAAAAAATAAACGGAAGTTTTACAGTCGGAATCCAGGAACCTTTTGCGGCAAACGGAAGTTATTCTGAAATGGTTGATATAACTTCCGGGGAGAGTATAGTTACAAGCGGCACATATCAGAGGCACTTTTATTATAACAACAAAAACTATCATCATATTCTCGACCCATCGACCGGAACGCCTTCTGACAGCGGTTTTGACAGTGTCAGTGTTATTTCTTCATCATCACTTGAAGCGGACTGTTTGTCTACCGCCTGTCTGGTTCTCGGAGAAACTGACGGCACGAAGCTTGCAAATAAATTTAACGCAAAAACGTATTGGATAAAACAAAGGAGCAATTAA
- a CDS encoding dockerin type I repeat-containing protein: MKKRIFKFGAALTAALMMFSATASLAFAEGDVVDNNADASVTDTVEAPKPTAMPEDVEAPEEDVKAPAEDTDAPVPTEAPVDSEEVNVPLDTAPVTEGDVNLESKIDDVDTGSVVKIGNISASKDDANGYYNVNVPFTIASGTEVPSQMTFFVYDITSITGDQNNTVGFTSTTPVGYINQYDGQASGTYSFKLSQTDYNDDSIIIVKIGGTGVSTPDAKSYSLKTAPGVVYGDVNMDTDINAGDAILVMQYAAGKTELSDDQKTAADVSGTDGINAGDAILIMQYAAGKITNFPVEQ, translated from the coding sequence ATGAAGAAGAGAATTTTTAAGTTTGGCGCAGCTCTTACAGCTGCATTAATGATGTTTTCAGCAACAGCTAGTTTGGCTTTCGCTGAGGGAGATGTTGTTGACAATAATGCAGACGCATCTGTTACAGATACAGTTGAAGCTCCAAAGCCTACAGCTATGCCTGAAGATGTGGAAGCACCTGAAGAAGACGTTAAGGCTCCTGCTGAGGATACAGATGCTCCTGTTCCTACAGAAGCTCCTGTAGATTCAGAAGAAGTAAACGTACCGCTTGACACAGCGCCGGTTACAGAAGGCGATGTTAATCTTGAATCTAAGATTGATGACGTTGACACTGGTTCAGTAGTTAAAATAGGCAATATTTCAGCTTCAAAAGACGATGCTAACGGATACTATAATGTAAACGTTCCGTTTACAATTGCTTCCGGTACAGAGGTACCAAGTCAGATGACATTCTTTGTATATGATATCACAAGTATCACAGGCGATCAGAACAATACAGTTGGTTTTACATCTACAACACCTGTAGGTTATATCAACCAGTATGACGGTCAGGCTTCTGGTACATATTCATTTAAGCTGTCACAGACTGACTACAATGATGATTCAATTATTATTGTAAAAATCGGAGGAACCGGTGTTTCAACACCTGACGCTAAGTCATATTCATTAAAAACAGCTCCTGGAGTTGTGTATGGTGATGTAAATATGGATACTGATATTAATGCAGGTGACGCAATACTTGTTATGCAGTATGCAGCTGGTAAAACAGAGCTCAGCGATGATCAGAAGACTGCTGCTGATGTTAGCGGTACCGATGGTATCAATGCAGGGGATGCAATCCTTATAATGCAATACGCTGCTGGAAAAATCACAAATTTCCCCGTAGAACAATAA